Genomic DNA from Bacteroides zhangwenhongii:
CATCCATGCCGTATTCCAGTTGACAGCCCCTGTAAAAGCCATATAAATGAAAACGCCGAATCCCGTAACCTCAATGATGGGTGCCAAGAATTCAAAGATAAACATATAAGGCAGGGTTAACAATCCCATCTGTTTATAGGTTTTCTTGAAAATCATCTTGTGATGGACGCTCAATGTCTGGAACAATCCCCGTGCCCAACGAGTGCGTTGGCGGTAAAGCATTGCCAGGTTGGGAGGCCCTTCCGTCCAACAGCAAGTGTCCGGTATCTGCACTATCTTGTAAGGCCGGGAGAAGTCGCACATATATCCCACCATGCGGGTAATCATGTCCATGTCTTCCGCAAAGGAAGTACCGTCATAACCTCCTGCCGCAATGGCTACGGAACGGTCAAAAAGCCCGAATCCACCGGATACATTCGGCATCCCGTTGATGGCCGACCATCCCATCTTACCTATCAGATAGGAACGCATATATTCCAGGTTCTGGAAAAGCGGAATAGGGGTACGCGGAGTCTTGACATCAACAATCTGTCCGTCCTTCACTACGCAACCGTTAGCCATCAGCATGGTTCCGCTCACGGCAATCACTTGTTTGTCAGAAGATATAATCGGTGAAATGCAACGGTACAATGCATATTTCTCCAGAATACAGTCCACATCTGTACAGATAAAATAAGGATAGGAAGAGGCGTTGATACCTGCGTTGGAAGCGTCCGCTTTCGTTCCTCCGTTCTCTTTATCGACAACGATGAGACGGCTGTACTTCGGATTCGTAGACTTTAGAAGTCTTTTGAACGGTTTGGTCTTGATTCGTTCGATGTATGCGTATGGTACTTCTACCAGCTCATAATGTTCGGTGATTTTCTCCAAAGTCTTGTCCGTGCTACCGTCATTCACGATAATAACTTCGAAAGCCGGGTACTCGAGGGCAAGCATCGAATTAATATTGTCGATAATGGTCTTTTCTTCGTTGTAGGCGGGGGCAATGACCGAAATACCCGGTGTATAGGGAGATTCTTTGATAATTTTCCGCACATAACTTTCCACATAGTAGTCTTTTCTCCGTTTCAAGGAAATGAAGGAGAGGAAAGCGAACACGACAAAGGATATCGCCAGCATACTCGTATAAAAGAATACGAAATAATTGAAGAAGGTAAATAGTATATCTTTCATATTCTTTTTATATTAACTGGTTAATGAGCGGGTGTTTTGTATGAGCGAATAAGATCGCTGTATGAGAATCGGCTTTTCTCTCCAATTGATCGAATGTTTTCCTGCCCATAGCGCTGTAATCGTAGAGGGCTTTCAGAATCACTCGCTTTGTTCCCCAATTGTCGGCGTCGTCGTAAGCATTGTACAGGAATCCTAAGGCCTTGTCAGTTTTCAGTTCTGCAATAGCTGTGATAATCTGCCTTTTGACTTCTTCGGGCTGCACATGATACATCTCTATTAGCTTCGGCTCCACCTCTTTGTACTTAAGTTTGCCTAACGTCTTTATTGCCTCGCTTCGTATTTCTACAGAACGGGCATTGATTTGCTTGGCGAGAGTCGGGGCGCTTTCTGTTTCATTATAGAGTCTGATCTCATTGATGAAGAATATCTTCACATTTTCTTCAGCCGAAGTATTCACCCATTTAATGAAACTCGGTGTATTGTAGCCTACTTTCCGGCGGTGTTCGAGGATAGCGTGTAACTCCATCATATCCCATTGCCTTAGCTTCATGCTGATGTCTTCATCGAAGAAACGGAACGGGTTTCCCTGACTTAACCACATATATGTATAGCGTGCCGAATTCCTTAACTCTATTTTGCGGTGATAAAGGAAACGCACCAATACAGCCTCAGAAGCGTATCCATTAATGGATTGAATGATTTTCAGAGCTTGTATCTTGGCTCTCTTAGTCCCGAATTGCAGCTCATGTTCGAGGAAACGGGTTATCTGAAATACGGTTTGTATGGATTGATAGTTCAATTCATTGAGCTCATTTTCATGTGCGCTCTTGATTTCGGTCAGTAATTGGGTGATGATACGCAGTTCGTTGGTTTTGGGACGTTTTTTGGTATCATACTTCAGTCTATCGGCAATTTCTTGCTCGCTTATCGTATTGGTATCCAGTGAGATGGATTTCATCTCTTCATAATATTTGTCGTGAGCCTGAAGGTATCTCTTTTTTTCTTTACGTCTCTTAAATATACCGTATATAATATGGAATAGGAGAAATAGGTACGCAATGATGCAGAACATTACAGCAATCGAACATATTCTTATTATTAAAGGATAGCCAATAAACTTGTAATATATCCAGTAGAAATAATATTCTATGTAATCTATTCCATATAATACTTGTTCCATTTCTTTTGATATATTTAGCCAAAAACTTGTATATTCAAAACGAATTCCTTACATTTGTTGTATGAGATGTCTTGTTCTTATGCAAATATAAGAAATAACTTGTATATATTATCCATCACCGATGAGCAAGGCTTTTGCGATAAGTTTTATAGCTACTTGTTATTTTCGATGGAAAGGGAAGAAATTAAAAATAGACGGGGCTGATATATGATTGTAGGTTAAATATTTTTGTGATTAGTTAACAGAATGGGCTTGCTTATGGATGGCATAAAGCGTGCATTCAATTGAGAAAAGGAAGATAAACGGTTATTAAATTTGAGAATTATGACGAAGATTAAAGGTTGGATGTTTGCCCTTATGGGGGCTATGTTGATGGCGACTTCTTGCTCCGATACAGAGTTTAAGAATGGGAATGAGGATGCAGGGACTGCTGCCCCGAAAAACTCTTCTGCGCTTGTGAGTGTGTATTCTGATAAAAGCGGTTCGGAAGCGAGTCTGCTTGTCGGAGATGTGCTGGTGGAAAATACCCGTACACTTAAGTTGAATGTTCCTGCTGCTTGCGAGACGGTGTATATGAAATATAATACGGTGTCGGGAACAACTGCTATGAAGGAGTTTGCGTTATCCTCTCCTCTTACTCGTAGCGCGGATGAGAGTGATTTCCTTTATGAAACCAACCGCATAGCATCGGTTACACTTGCGCTTCCTGAAGATGCGGTACAACCGACCAGTGAGACGGATGCGGGTTATCTTTTCTATCATAACACAGGTGTAGTTATGTTTGAGGACGGATGGCCTACCGATCGGGAAATCTGGTATGATGAAGATTTTAACGATGTTGTTTTTGAGTACGACTTGAAAGTAACTGAGTGTCAAGATGAGGAACGGATGGCTATTCAAGGGAGTAAAGAGGAACTGTTGCTTACTTTGGATGTCCGTGCTGTCGGTGGAATGTATCCTACTACATTAGGTGTTGTGCTGAGCGATTTGGATAGTAAGTATGTAGATCGGATTACGGCAAAACTTCTTTTGAAAGGCGGACAAGGGACTATGAGAGAGCTGAAAAAAGAAGAGCTTTCTGCAGCTGATAAAGTAATTGTGGATGTGCCGAATTGGTGTTGGAATAATGATACGGAAGGTCCCAATCGATTTGCAAAATTGACAGTAGATAAAGCCCAAACTAAAGGTACGGTCATTACATTGAACGGTTTGTCTACATTGGACAATGATAAAGCCGATGAACCGAAAAATTATTTCCAGGTAACACCTGGTCATATCAGGGAAGGGTTGCCTATGCTACGTGCTGAAATTCGATTGATTGGTAAAGAAGGTTTGACAGGAGATGAAAGAAAGGCTCAGCTTGAAGCGTTTGAAAAGTTGATTCTTGACACGAAGCGACAAAACTTCTTTATCGTTGCATCTCATGATAACAACGATTTTGAAATCCACATGAGAGGGTATGAGCCGACTTCTGCTTACGAGGGTACATATAATGATTTGGTTCAGAAAACTCCTTCATTGCAGGGCGCTGATTTGTATTCTAATGAAAGGGGTGCTACTTGGGGAATTAAAGTTCCGGTCGGGACCTGTCATATCTATGAAGTCAAAGAAGGTAAGTCGCTGAAATTTCAAGAAGCTTATCCGGATTTTTACAAATGGTTAGATTCAAAGGGTGCTGCTTATAAAGATTGGTATCTCCATCCGGATGACGAGAAAATAGTAAAAGCTTGGTAATACAAATGCATACCCGATACGTTATTTGAGGTATTTTGTACAATTTGAACCCCTCTTTTTTCGAAAAGAGGGGTTTCTTTGTATCCGAAAGAATGATCTTTAAACTAATACCGTAAATAATGAAGCGATTTTTTATTAGCTACAGTCTGATTACTTTTCTTCTTTTGAATAGTGTGGCGCTTTTTGCTCAACATACTAGCGTCTTTGCGAAACAGTGGAAAATAGAAGATGAATCCCATGCTTTACAGATAATAGAACATACCGATACATTGGAACTGATTGTACCGGGTGGGTTGACTCTATGGTCCTCACAGCGTCTGACGGGTGATTATGAAATCAGTTACCATATCTGTATGGTGATGAAAGGGGGAAGGCACGACCGTCTGAGTGATTTGAATTGCTTTTGGGCTGCCAATGATCCTAAACATCCCGACGATCTTTTTGCTCGCAGTCAGTGGCGCAACGGTGTCTTTAAGAACTATAATACATTGAACCTTTTTTACGTTGGATACGGGGGAAATGATAATTCCACCACCCGTTTCCGACGTTACAGAGGAGAATATTATGGTATTGCAGTTGATAAAGTCAAACCGTTATTGAAGGAGTATACCGATGCGCCGCATTTGCTTGTACCCAATAAATGGTATGAAATCCGGATTCGGGTAGAAAAAGGAATGACTACTTACGCAGTGAATGGTGAAGAATTATTCCGCTATACCCTCACCGGAAACGAAGGAGACGGACATTTCGGTCTGCGCCTTTTGCAAAACCACGTGTTGTTTACCGGCTTTAAAGTGACTTCTTTTTGAGACTGTTTATACCGCATATAGAAACCTAAATAAGATATAAATACCCATGATGAAACAACTCTTTACCAGATTACGGGTGATTACCCTATTTTCATTTTTGTGTTCAGCATTTCTTCATGCGCAAGTCGTGACCGACGAGCGGATGTTCTCTTTCGAGGAATCGAAGATTCCGGATTACATAACAGGTGTCAATTCGCAACTCTCTATTTCCGATACACATTATAAAGACGGAAAACATTCGTTGAAATGGGGCTTTGAGCCCGGAGGGGTATTGGAATTGAAGAAGGATTTAAAGTTTGAAAAGAAAGACCCGACGGGTAAAGATTTATATCTTTCCGCTTTTATAGTATGGGTGTACAATGAGGAGCCTCAGGATGCAACAATTGAGTTTGAGTTTTTGAAAGATGGCAAGAAATGTACTTCGTTTCCTTTCGGAATCAATTTCAGCGGTTGGCGTGCCGCATGGGTTTGCTACGAACGGGATATGCAGGGTACTCCGGAAGAAGGAATGAATGAGCTTCGTATTGTTGCTCCGAATGCAAAAGGAAGCCTTTTCATCGATCATTTGATCACTGCTACGAAGGTAGATGCCCGTCAGCAAACAGCCGACTTGCAAGTCCCTTTTGTCAATGCCGGAACTAATAATCATTGGTTGGTTGTCTATAAACATTCATTGTTGCAGCTGGATATCGAACTGACTCCGGTGAACGATGCGCAAAAAAAAGAGATGAAGTTGCTGGAGAAGCGTTTCCGTGACATGAATTATACAAAAGGTAAAGTATCGGATAAAGAGATACAGACTATCCGCAAGAAATATGATTTCTATCAGATTACCTATAAGAATGGCAAGGTTTCGGGGGTACCTATTTTTATGGTACGTGCTTCAGAGGCTTATGAACGCATTATACCGAATTGGGACAAAGATATGCTGACCAAGATGGGTGTGGAGATGCGTGCTTATTTCGACTTGATGAAGAAAATTGCCGTTGCCTATAATAATAGTACGGCGAAGCCGGAAGTTCAGAATGAAATGAAGAAGAAGTTCCTGGCAATGTATGACCATATTACCGATCAGGGGGTGACGTACGGTAGTTGTTGGGGAAATATTCATCATTACGGGTATAGTGTCCGTGGTCTGTATCTGGCTTATTTCCTGATGAAAGATGTGTTGCGTGAGGCCGGTAAATTGCAGGAAGCCGAACGTACCTTGCGTTGGTATGCCATCACTAATGAAGTATATCCGAAGCCGGAAGGTAACGGTATCGATATGGATTCATTCAATACACAGACTACCGGTCGTATAGCAAGCATTCTGATGATGGAAGATACTCCTGAAAAGTTACAATACTTGCGGTCCTTTTCCCGTTGGATAGATTACGGGTGTCGTCCGGCTCCGGGATTGGCCGGTTCGTTTAAGGCGGATGGGGGGGCTTTCCATCATCGTAACCTTTATCCGGCTTATGCCGTCGGTGGTTTGGATGGAGCGACTAATATGATTTATCTTTTCAACCGGACAGAATTTGCTATCTCTGAACTGGCACATGAAACAGTTAAGAATGTGTTGCTTGCCATGCGTTTTTATTGCAATAAACTAAACTTCCCATTGGCCTTGTCCGGTCGTCATCCCGATGGAAAAGGAAAATTAGTGCCGATGCATTATGCAATGATGGCTATGGCGGGAACCCCCGATGGAAAGGAGGAATTTGACAAAGAAGTGGCAGCCGCTTATCTGCGCTTGGTGTCCGGCGCTTCTTCCGATGATCAAGAACCGGAGTATATGCCGAAAGTATCCAATGCGCAAGAGAAAAAGATTGCAAGGCAGCTTGTAGAGGAAGGTTTCCGCCCTGAACCCGATCCTCAAGGAAATCTGGCGATGGGTTATGGCTGTGTCTCTGTACAACGTCGCGGTAACTGGTCGGCAGTGGCGCGCGGACATTCCCGCTATCTTTGGGCGGCTGAACATTATCTGGGACATAATCTTTATGGTCGTTATCTGGCACATGGAAGTTTACAGATTCTTACCGCAGCTCCGGGACAGACTGTGACGCCTGCTACCAGCGGATGGCAACAGGAAGGTTTCGATTGGAACCGTATGCCGGGTGTGACTTCCATTCATCTTCCACTCGAACAGTTGAAAGCGAAAGTGATGAATGTGGATACATTCTCCGGTATGGAAGAAATGCTTTATTCCGATGAAGCTTTTGCCGGCGGACTGTCACAACAGAAAGAGAATGGGAACTTCGGTATGAAGCTGCATGAACATGATAAGTATAACGGAACCCACCGAGCACGCAAATCTTTCCATTTCATCGGTGAAACAATCGTTTGTCTAGGTTCGGATATTGAAAATGCCAATGCGGAATATCCTACTGAAACCACTATATTCCAATTGGCGGTAACCGACAAAGCGGGACATGATTATTGGAAAGGTTATCAAGGTGAAGGTAAAATATGGATGGATCATCTCGGAACCGGATATTATGTACCCGTTACGGCTCGTTTTGAGAAGAAGTTCCCGCAACATTCCCGTATGCAGGATACCGGTAAGGAGACGAAAGGGGATTGGGTATCATTGGTTGTCGATCATGGAAAAGCACCTAAAGGTGGAAGTTATGAGTATGCTGTTCTTCCGCAGACAAGTACGGTTACCTTACAAGCGTTCGCCAAGAAGCCTGCATATAAAGTTCTCCAACAAGACCGTAATGCCCACATCGTACAGTCTTTATCGGACAATATCTATTCTTATGTACTGTTTGAAACTCCACAAGCGTTGCTTCCCGGTGGATTATTGCAGCGGACGGATACTTCGTGCCTGGTTATGATTCGCAAAGAATCTCCGGAAAAGATGTTGTTGACCGTATCGCAACCGGATTTGGCATTGTATCGCGGTGCAAGCGACGAGGCTTTTGATAAAGACGGAAAGCGGGTAGAGCGCAGTATCTATTCCCGCCCGTGGATTGATAACGAAAGTGGTGAGATTCCGGTAACTGTAACGTTGAAAGGACAGTGGAATATAAAGGAAACTCCGTTCTGTAAAGTACTCTCCGTTGACAAGAAGCAAACAGTACTCCGCTTCACTTGCAAAGATGGTGCAAGTCTTGAAGTCATGCTGGAGAAGCGGTAGTTCCCTACGTTGAAAACTTTGGTTTCCTGCCTTGTAACTTTAGTTTCAAGCGCATGAAACTGAAGTTTCTCACCGATGAAACCAAAGTTTCCGCGTATGGAAACTAAAGTTTCTAACGGCTGAAACTGTATAGCTCCTTCCGCATAAGATTGACAGTAATAAGCTGGCAACGTGTGACAGCAGTTCCTTCTGTCACATTGCCATCACACACTGCTGTCACAGTCTTACAGGTTTACTATCAATGCTTTATCCCCTTTTATGTGACGGATGACAGCAGATGGATGAGTTTAACTTTATGAGAGAGGTTAGAACATGAACATGGCAACCGCTACGATACGGTTATTGCATACAGCATGCGCATCTTTAATTTTCCCGTTCATTGGGTTGAGAGAACCATACCATGCTGTGCTTAACGTATACTCCAGTCCGAACTTCCAGTGAGGAACATTATAAGTCAGTTCTGCACCCGCCGTTACCAATTGGTCGAGATTTGTACCTGTTCCGTAAAGTTGTGCCTTTCCATTCGGAGCATATAATTCGTCGCTTGTTCCCAAGTTCTTGGCGTATCCGACGAAAATTCCCGGTTTCCACTTTTTTCCATAGACAAGGTTGAACCACGAGCTGGAAACACGAATTGGAGTGTACTTCTGTTCTCCTGTACGTTCATCGATAGATTCAATACTGAATCCACCGAGTCCAGAAGCTTGTGTAAGGTTGGAGCCCAAAACGCTTTTGGCTCCGATAAACCAATCTTTATTGGTATATTTCATGTGAGCCTCATAGGATAAAGTAGTGATTCGTTCGTCTACCTTGAATCTCTTCCCATTTCCACCGATAGCTTCCTTTCGTGGTTTCATTGACAGCATTTCGATTCCCGCACCAATCAGGAATCCTCCGTTTTTATAATCGGCTCCTACGTAAATTTCCGGAATACAGCCGTTTTTCAAGTATTCGTGGCTCTTTTTACTTTTAGTGGGTTCATCGGGATTGATACCTTGCGAGGTATATTGGGATTGCCATACGGCAGCTCCTGTCAGTTGGAAGTTCTTATTAGTATAGCGGTAACGAATTTGCGGTGCACGGCTGAATGGCTGGAAGGGTGCTCCGACAGAAAGATTCAGAATCTGCGGAGAAACATCTCCAAATAGTGGATGCCAAGTTTGACCGAGCAATAAGGCCGATTTCCCCCAATCCAGATTGAGATAAGCATGGCGCAGGCGGACTACCGAATAAGAAGTACCGGTACCCCGAAAGTCAGCTTCTATTTTGGCGGAAGTCTTGGCTGTCCCCAGTTTAGGACCAGCCACGTCTACTCCCAGACGTGAATATAAAGTATAGAAGTTGCTGCTTGGCGTTCCATTCAAGTCATTTCCGTCTTCGTCACGTACTTTATCTTTCGGATACATATAAAATAATCCGTCTACGGTTTCTTCATTGGCGCGACTGTTGTAGTAGAGGTCGGTGCGAATCTGTCCGTAAAATTTGAACTTGAAGTCCTTTATTTGAGCAAAACTGCCCGATACCATCATCAGGCAAAGAAAGATTAGAATGTATTTTTTCATCATGTGTTTGTTTATAGACGGGCACAAAATTACAAAAAATAACCGTCAATTAACTTATCGTTGACCAAAAAAGCTAAGAACGGCTTGGTTGTACTTCTGGAGTGTGCCGCTTTTATGGATTGCTTTTAGCAATTTCCGGTCTGCTTCAGGCGCCAGGTATTCCCAGAAGGTTTTCATTTTATTGAGCAGTTGCCCTTCCCCTCCTTCCAATTGTGCGGCATATTGGCTGTATACGGATGTGTGCATGGAGTGTAGTTTGTTCCTCATTTCATCGGCGGATAGTGTGCGGTTCTCTTTGTATTCCAGTGCCAATGCCGGATTGGCTAGTAATCCCCGTCCGATCATTATTCCCGCCAGCATGGGAAATTGCTCTTGGATTCGCAGGATATCTTCCCGTCTTTTTATATCACCGTTATAAATAAGCGGATGTTTGCAAACGCTTTGAAAAGCGGCAAAGCCTTTGAGGTCTACGTCTCCTTTATATTGCTGTTTGCCCAAGCGGGGATGCATTGTTACCTGTCTTAGAGGAAGGTCGTTTAATAGGGGAGCGATGGCGAGACACTCCTCCGGATTTTCCCAGCCTAATCTCATTTTTACGGAAAAGCGGATTTGCGGGTACTTCACGACTATACCTAATAATGTCTTGACCTCTTCTGGATAAGGAAGTATTCCCGAGCCGTTATGCCGTTTGGCTAAAAGAGGGAAAGGACATCCCAGATTGATGTCTGCTTCGCCATATCCTTTTTCAATGAAAAGGGAAAGAATGGTCTCCGCTTTTTCTGCGGACGGAGCAATCAGTTGAGGAACTAAATGCGGCACATGATTGTTTGCGAAATCAATCTCTCTGACGTCTTTATTCCTGAAACTTTCCTTCTCAATTCGTACAAACGGGGTATAATAAGTGTCTATACCACCGAAAACGGTAGCATGCGCATTGCGGTAAAATGCTTCTGTATAGCCTTGTAATGGGGCGAAATGAATGGGTAGCTGTTGCAGTTCCATCGATCTGATATTATTTTCTCTATTACTATCTCCTTGTTGCACTTGCAAAAGTACTGTATTTATGGTTCGGTTAGTGTTATTGTAAAAGAATAATTTAGGGTTAGAATTCAGAAATCTTTCTCTTGTAGATACGGAGGGGCGTTGAGAATGAAAAAGAGAAGAGAAGAACCTCGCGGCCCCTCTCTTCCGGTGTTAAATTGATTAAAGTCTGATTTTCATATACGTTTTTTATCGGTTAGAAAAATTGTGTAGACACAAAGTCTATTTTATAGCGTTTAGCCATCCGGGTACATATCCCAAACGACTTTGAAGTTGTGCTTCATATAATGATTCTGGAGTTACTTTTGCTCCGATACTTTCTTCATAAGAAAGCTGGCTCTTATCTTTGAATGTAATAGTCCCTCCATAGAGACCGATTACAATAGGCGGGTAAATCTTCCACCATTTGTCATTAGGCAACCACCACGAGAAGCTTCCTGAATGTTCGTCAGTACCTGTCACATTCAGATTCCATAGAGTAAGATCGCTTAAATGGTTGGGTACTTCATTTTCATCTCCTCCAGCCCGATAATATACAAGTCCTCCACTGCAATTATCAATCAAAGTGGCTCTTGGTTGAGTAGCGTGAGCTTCAAAACAGGCGTCACTGCCCCAAGTGACGTTCCAAAGAACAGTGCCGATACTTGGTTTTGATACGCCACATCCGTGGAACTGCCCTTGACACTGCTTGCCTTTGCTGTCCTTTCCGGCACTTTCATCACGAACTTTACCGATAAAAATGCGTGAAGAACCTTGAGCACGTACAGCGGAATGGCCACGATAACCGCTGATGCGGATATTATAAGCGGAGCAGTTGGCTGATTCTGCCAACGATAATGCTTCGCTGACACTTTCGAAGTTAACATTACGAACCCATGAGTTGACTACACGATTTAACACCAGTGGTTTATATGCACCGTCATATTGCCAGCCAAATTGGTTTTTATCTACATTATAGTCGTCACCATGATGTGAAAATCCATCTAAAGCATTGCCAATAAATGAGAGATCTTCCACTCCAACATTTTCCATATATTTGTATTCACGGATCTCCCATCCTTCTACGTCATTGTATGCTATATCAATATCATGCATGATAGGTTCGTAGAAAGTCAGAGAAGTTCCACTCACACTTTTTACTTGATGAAACTCGGTGATTTTTACGCCATAGCTGTCGTTTGTATCCATATAGGTTGGATTCTTTGCAATAGCCCAACTGTTATTGATCGTCATTGGACCGATTTCACTTTGTACGAGATCTCTATTGCCACTACGTAAACGTAGTTGTACCCAACTACCACTTTTGATATTCGTTGTTCCATCTACTTTTATAGTAAATGTTCCTCGTGTTGCGTTCTCGGTAACTGATGCTAGTTTCTTTGAATTATTCGGATGGTTGGGGCTGTTGGTATGCTTTATAGTCAATAATGCAGGAGATGAACCTGTATTGGTGACGCTGGTTGGTAAGTTTGGGGTTTCCATAATCAGACGTGTTTTGCTCGGTCCGTCTCCTTTAATGACAAAGTTTCCGGCATAGATTTCAATACCTGTGCTGACGTTATTATTTTTAGAGTCGAGAGCGTCCTGTTGTTTATCAGGATCTTTCTTATTGTCATCGTCATTATGCAATACATAGTCACCAGCGGGAAAATAGATAACGACTCTTGCGTTTGGTTTGATGGCTGATGTATTCTTGGTTCTTGTCATATCGTTCTCTTCTAGAATATCAATCAGTGCTTGCCGGGCATTCATCTTTTTATCCGTCATCCGTTCTTTTACGTTGAACACTTTGTATCCTAAAGAAAATGCGCCTTGCGGCGCACTTTCTCCATGATTATATCCAGCATACGAGTAGTCGAGCAATACATTTTCATTTCCTGTTTTAAACCTTTGCCAGGCAGTTGCCGAATTGGCATCTATTTCTGTTGTGAGCAATTTTACCGGTAGTTTGACAACTCGGCAATAGCCTTCTTTCGAAAATATTTTGATGTATATTAGCTCTTCATATTCTTTATTTTGCACGTTTGTTGCAGGAGCTGTTACAATCAATTCCGTTTCAGTCAGTTTGATACCCCATGTATTGTTTTCAATGACAGCAGTTTCTACGTTGGCCTGTTGCACATTAAAACGTTGTTCTTGTTTCAGCCCGAAAGTAACGGTACCACTGTGTTCAATGGTTAGATAGAAGTCCTTACCGTAAATGGGTACCGTGACTTGACTTTCGTCAGCACGTATAGTAAAAGTTGCTTCTCCTGTAGCTTCGTCAATTTCTACGTTGCTGAATATAGAACTTGCACTGGATGCTGCCACTGTTCCATCAGCAATCTGATCATTTCCTAATAGTTCCCAAGTTGTTCCGCCATCAACTGAAATTTCCCAAAAACCTTTTGCACTTACTCGCATTTGGGGAGTTACCCCTGCGTCTCCGGTTTCAGGATAGGCACTGATAGGATTTTCCTCTTTATCTTTTAGTTCTGTTGTTATACCATTGATTGTATAAGTCCAATTCCCGTCTGTATTTACACTGAATAGAGGCATATCGGCCATATCGACTTCTCCACTGTATACAGTAATAGTTTCGCCATTACTTAGTTCCACTGTATAGTTTCCTTGTTCGTCTTTATTGTAGCCGACGATAAGTATTTTACCTTGAACCATCTGTTGATAGTTACTGATGTCTGAGTTCATCTGTTCTATGCTGGCTTCCAAGTTGGCGACTCTGTCTTTCAGGTCATCAATGTCGGAGCGCAAGTCATCCCGTTCGTCGCACGAGTAAAGTGCGACGAGTAGGCTGATACATATTAATGATATTACTTTTTTCATATCTGTCATCGGTATTAGTTGATGGATGCACCATATTGGGCATATTCTGCACTAGGAATGAAGATACCTTTGTCGAGGTCGAAGGTGCCGCCGTCAAAAGGATTAGAAGTTACGGATTTTAGTTCTTCTGCTCCAGCAAAGGGGAGCTTACCTCCATAGCACATCTGCCATGTATATGACATACTTTTATATACTATGTTATTTACACATATAT
This window encodes:
- a CDS encoding DUF4955 domain-containing protein; translated protein: MKKVISLICISLLVALYSCDERDDLRSDIDDLKDRVANLEASIEQMNSDISNYQQMVQGKILIVGYNKDEQGNYTVELSNGETITVYSGEVDMADMPLFSVNTDGNWTYTINGITTELKDKEENPISAYPETGDAGVTPQMRVSAKGFWEISVDGGTTWELLGNDQIADGTVAASSASSIFSNVEIDEATGEATFTIRADESQVTVPIYGKDFYLTIEHSGTVTFGLKQEQRFNVQQANVETAVIENNTWGIKLTETELIVTAPATNVQNKEYEELIYIKIFSKEGYCRVVKLPVKLLTTEIDANSATAWQRFKTGNENVLLDYSYAGYNHGESAPQGAFSLGYKVFNVKERMTDKKMNARQALIDILEENDMTRTKNTSAIKPNARVVIYFPAGDYVLHNDDDNKKDPDKQQDALDSKNNNVSTGIEIYAGNFVIKGDGPSKTRLIMETPNLPTSVTNTGSSPALLTIKHTNSPNHPNNSKKLASVTENATRGTFTIKVDGTTNIKSGSWVQLRLRSGNRDLVQSEIGPMTINNSWAIAKNPTYMDTNDSYGVKITEFHQVKSVSGTSLTFYEPIMHDIDIAYNDVEGWEIREYKYMENVGVEDLSFIGNALDGFSHHGDDYNVDKNQFGWQYDGAYKPLVLNRVVNSWVRNVNFESVSEALSLAESANCSAYNIRISGYRGHSAVRAQGSSRIFIGKVRDESAGKDSKGKQCQGQFHGCGVSKPSIGTVLWNVTWGSDACFEAHATQPRATLIDNCSGGLVYYRAGGDENEVPNHLSDLTLWNLNVTGTDEHSGSFSWWLPNDKWWKIYPPIVIGLYGGTITFKDKSQLSYEESIGAKVTPESLYEAQLQSRLGYVPGWLNAIK